GAAAAAGAAGTACAAACAGAGCCTACAATATATACCAGAATCCAATCATAAATATACCTCAATTTCTAGGTAATAAACATAAAAAGTCCAAAAGTAAACTTGAAATGCCAATAAAATAGTGTTATGGACTCAAACTCAATGCACACTGAAAACTTAATAGATTTTTCGTGCAAGATATTAAATTCTCATTTGTGATCCATAAGATAGTGAAATCAAACATTGAGTATAAGCCATATAATTTTTCATCATGAAATTTCAGATAACCTTACCTCATGGTGTAACTATTGAAATTATAGGGGATGAATTGAAAAGAAGCAATAGAATATTAAACTAATGGTCCTATTcacattaatattttattttgagtgcAACTAGGGAAAGCATATGGTCCAATAAACCAAAAATAGTAATGAAAACTACAAGTTATTTTGGTATTCTAAAAGCGAAATGTATGGATTTTGGAAGGCACGGTAGGTAACTGCAATTCATATTGCATTTAAATCATCTCTAGTACTACAGCAAGTCATACCTGAAAGCCAGATCCAAAAGAATTGACCACAAATATATCTAGTGACTTCTGCTGCAGGTGAACAAGTCATACGTCAAATCATGCCCATACATGAAATGCCAACTGAAGACAAGGTCAACTGGTCTTAAAATTGCATCTCACCCCGCCCCCCAAaacccaaataataataataataataataataataataattaccttCAATTGAATGGCATTATCAACGAAAACAGACTCCTGTCAACACATGAAATGAAAAGATTATTACAAGTTAGCcggaaaaaaaaacacacacacacactacttATGAGTGAACCTTGATTACTGAAGCCGCAGCTTGAAAAGCACTGGAAACAATCATCAATGCTGGCCAAAAGAACTCAACTTCAGAGAGCATCTGACCCGTGTTTGAGCCACTGCAATTAGGGGAGACAAAAGATCAGATGGAGCCCACTTCATTTGAAGTGAAAGCAGAATTACACATCAGAGTCTAGGCACTAACTGCACAAGATTTGTATCCCAATAACCAGAATCCAAAGACAACAATTATTGCAGCTATTAACTGAAAAGCATACACAAACTGATCTCAagtaattcattaattttttaaactgGGAAGGGGATCAGAAACCTCTGATATTTTGAGAAGAATATCATTCGTGAAAGCTCATTCACTAATCAATTATGCAAGATCTGAAATTTGAAGAAGACAATTTCTGATGTGCCCAAATGAAAACAAGCCATTCCCACATGAACTATTAATAACAAATATACATAAACTCATTTGACCTAGATGCTGAACTCAGACACAAGAAAATGAATATGGAGTGTACTGATCAGAAAATTGTATTTGTCCACATATACAAGTCAAAATACCTTGTAATAGACACCACAACTCCACTAGCTACAAGTAAACATCCAACCAATTGGTTGATTGAGTACCTTCTCCCCAAGAGAAGAACAGAAATCATTAGCTGCCAAACTAAAAAAGTctggaaaaaaagagaaatagatcATAAGCATgctttgtttttttaaattttaaatgcatACAATAGATAAGTAGTTTTTTTTCCCCAAGAAAGTGTAAAAGTGATAAGATTTCACTACTattaccccccccccccccacaacCCCCTCCTCCCTTTCTCTCCCAACAAGATGCAGAcaatatagaaaaaataaaattggatgaATGATAAAAAGCAATAAGAAATGAACAATATCCCATCCATTTAAATACTCAAATGACATgaatgaaaaaatattgaaaggAGATGCATATCAAATATTGCCTGGCCATCAGGAAcaattcaaaattgtttgccATAATATTATCTCAAACATTCTAGCTATGGTATTTCAGCAATATTCTTTCCATTAGATTATTTTCAAAGAAGACAGGACAAACATGCTAATGGTCAAATCCAAGAATATTTTCAAGACATGCTGCACTATGTTTTATAATAACAGCCTCCCAGTCACTGAGAGTGATTGCTACTGTGCTACATGCTACAGTTGCTACTGTTATGCAGACTTATGATGATAAAATGGTTTAGGTATAATGCCATCAAAGTGAGACACAGaacagaataaataaaaatgtgagGTGCTAGTTGTGTAAAGTATTTTCGAATACGGAAGAAAGAGTACGAAAAATAACACCATTTCTTATTAGGAAGAAGCTAAAGCGCATTTAGGAGTATTGGTTTCTAAGATGCTACAAGTTGATCAACATCAAATTCTCTTACATAATGTCATTGCTAATGCTAAGATTTAGAAGGTTATGTAATTGATAAATGCAACTAATGGAAGCAAATTGAAAATTTCCAAAATGAGGCCCCAGAAAATGCCTGACAAATGAGAATGTCAAAATAAACTTCACAGATGTATAAAACCAAGGGCCGATGTATTCTGTCACCCTCTTTCTTTGATGACAAGAGCTAGTTAAATATTTAATACCTGACTCAATACGGGTATGACTGGTCCAGGAAGTACAGCTGCAGAACATAATCAACATTCAATACATAAATATCGAGGCAAACATGTAGGCACTAGGCAGTAAGGCTATGCTTATCGATTGTTTCATTACCAACAGCAACAAGTCACTTACTCCCTAGTCCCTAGTCCCTACTACTAAAAGTGACATAAGCATAGTTGTGCAGCTTAAATCTATTCAGCATACTATTTAGATACCCAATTAAGACAATTTAAATAGACATGTTGCCTATAATAGTTAGATATCAACAAAGCAAGCTTATCCTCAAAAAAGATACATAGTTGTGCAGCTTAAATCTATTCAGCATGCTATTTAGATACCCAATTAAGACAATTTAAACAGACATGTTGCCTATAATAGTTAGATATCAACAAAGCAAGCTTATCCTCAAAAAAGATACAAGACTGTAAAATTAAacctgaaaaaaaataaataaaaagaaggatCAGAATGAGTACCTGCAGCAAACATTCCAGTGGCCACACCCAAAGCTTCAAGAAACCCAATGGCCAGAAAGCGAAGTTTCGGAATGGCTAGCATCTCGTCACTTACAATACCTGCCCTATATCTGATATACAATATGCTAAAATACACAACCACATACCTGCATACATGACACAGATACAACAAACCACAGTTATTCTGAAGAAATTAATTCTGATATACTACCAATCAATTGAGACTTGTTTtatatgcatgaatttttgacaTAAAAGTAATGCTATGTCCGTTTTTATACATTATAAGAAAACACTGTTACTCCACTCTCAACTAATAACACTTCTGTTTCATGTGAATAATGATTGGATGAGGGCAAAATATTATTTCTATACCAATCATCTATCAGACACAACATTGTTTAACCCAAACGACCAAACCATTATAATATGTGTGGACACTGGACACCCACTTTATCATCAAATTTTTAGCACGGTCCCACTCCAGTTCTCAAATCCTTATAACCTTTGAATGATCAAACAACATTATATATATAACTCTAAAGAGACACAACATAAACcccaaaagtaaaattaataacGAAAACAGAATTTTGGCAGTGAAAAGTAGCAAATGAAAATGCAAAAACAGCAACAGAGGAAAGACACTAAATTGAAAGCGAGAAATAAAAGCGTTACCCAAATGTGGTGAACTGAGCAAGGAAAAAGGGGTAATCTTTCATGGGAACGAGAGCAAGCTTATAAAGCACACGATTAGCCACCGCCAATGTAACAGTTAGAGCAGCGGAACTGAACAAAACGAAATTCGTCGCACTTGATGAAGATGGTGAAGGATCATCGGTTGAGGACGAAGCTCGAATCTTGTGGCGattgttgttgttggtggtggtTCTTGTTCTATTTGTGTGAGAGAATTTGAGGGGAAGCGGTTGAGAATTTGATGACATTGGTAACAGAAGTTGAAGCTTTGGTGTGTTGAGTTGTACGGATGATgaagaaggagggaagaagaagaaggaatgaaaCGACGACGTTAGAGAATGCGTCATGGCGTTTTTGCGGAGAGAAATGAAATGCCAACGGTAATGGAACCGTTCTTACTTCTCTCACTTCTTGCTTTGAGCTTCGATTCCAAAAAGGAAGgaataaatttggattttttttatttataaaataaaaaaattaattatttttcgaaaaagattttttagctttatttttaaggatacaattttttttgtattaagagCAGGTTTGCTGCACCCAAGCTCGCCGCACCCCCGACTTATAGAGTTTGCTGTCCCCGGCGAACTCTATGATGAGTTCGGAGATAAAAGCAGGCTTGTTTGAGATCAAGCggcaacaatttttttaattactttctTCCTCATTGTTAACAATATTGCTATGATGTCAGGAAATCCATTGTTATCCATTCATTATAATGGTGAAATAGTGTATGATGAAAAAGGTTCAATTGTCTTTAGATCAAACCAACCGATAATTACGTATATGACACCGGAAGTTAACAGTTTAACAGTtttgaagaatttgatattgcATGCCCTCGGACAGCAAGAATCTAAAaggcaaggttctgaaaatcggaccagACCGGCTGGTCGAACCGGTTCAACTGGGAACCGACAACGTAAGCGGTCCGATCCTCCCCTTATAACCGCTCGCAAGAAAACTGCTGGAAAATCGTCGAATCGGTCGAGAACCGATCGGTTGGACCGGACTGATAACCGGCCGGTTCAgagaaaacgacgccgttttaaaattgttaaaaaaaacaaACGGATCATCCACGCATGACCCAACCCCtcccccctcccctcccctcccctcttcAGTCTTCccccaatcattcattcattcatgtaCTGGAGAACAGAGAACTCTGATCGAAGAAACCCTAGCCGCCTAGCCTTCCATCGTCGCCGCCCAACCCAGGTCCTCAGCACCGCCGGCGTCCCAGGTCCCTAGCACCGCCGCTTCTTCCTCCTCCCCGTGTCCGGAACCCAGTAACTCGGTAGGTCCCGGCTCTTCATCTTCGCTGGCTTCTCGGCACGGACCCAGGTTAGTGGCTTCTCGTCTTCATCTTCACTGAATGTttggtcttcttcttcaattttttggttcttcttcttcttcactgaaCCCTAGTCTGCTTCGATCTTGGTTTCAACTGTTTCAAGTTGGTTCTGAAGGttggttcttcaattcttcttttggTTCTGTCTTGTATTTGCTGGTTGCTAATGGTGGAAATTTTACAAATTTGCAAATTTTTATGTATGGTTCTGATTGTATGGTTCTGTATGTATAGTTCTGATGGCAGTTGCTGATAGTATTTTACTGGTTCTGATGGCAGTTGCTGATAGTATTTTACCAATTTTGATGGCAGTTGCTGATAGTGTTTTACTGGTTCTGATGACTTCTAATTTGTTTGTTGCAATATTGTTGAATGCTGTAGGCAGAATTTAGATATGGTCttgtttaggatttttttattcttcattgtgattagtgacttgttaagctgctgctgttgttgttatgctgctgttttgttatggcacTGTGATTGTGTGATATTTAAAAGatagaagagcaagaaaaaggatGCCAAAATAGAGAGGGTGAGCTTTATTATTGATGATTTTGAAAGAGGAGCAGGACCAAGAAGATTCTCTTATGAAGAGATTGTCTTTGCTATTAATGATTTTTCCCCAAAAAGGAAGTTAGGCCAAGGTGGATTTGGAGCAGTGTATAGAGGCTACTTTGCTGATCTAGATTTGGTTGTTGCTGTTAAGAAGATATCAAGTGGATCAAGACAAGGGAAAAGAGAGTATGTAACTGAAGTCAAAGTCATCAGCAGGTTAAGGCATAGGAATCTTGTGCAACTCATAGGTTGGTGCCATGATCAAGGTGAGTTCCTTCTTGTTTATGAGTATATGCCAAATGGTAGTCTTCATGAAGAATGGGAACAGTGTGTTGTTCACAGAGATATCAAACCAAGCAATGTGATGTTGGATTCTagttttgaatttggaatttgTGATTAATGACTTGTTAAGCTGCTATTGTTGTTATGGCACTGTTGTTGTTATGCTGTTGTTTTGTAATGGTTGTTGCTGAATGCTAAAAAtggaaatcaaatcaaatgcTGGTTGTTGCTGAATGAGTAAGGTAGCTACCTACCAAtgccatatataaataaattgatgaatgatgatgatggtagtgGAAGGAGAGTCAAAATGTATAGGTAGTTGGTGATATGTTATGCTTTCTTATTCAATGACTACTTGTTATGTTGATCCCTCAACTTGGAAACAACACTAGATCCCGATTATGGCTTGCTTAACAAGAAAAATCTATTGCTAAGAGATCTCTATTACAACAGATGAATGCAACACTACCTAAGATTAAACCGAAAAGGTCATATTGCAAGGTTCAGGTTCATGTTCAGTTAGCATAATACCATAGAATGATCAACATTTTCTAACTGAACTAGCTCAACATTCTTTTGAAATTGATAATCCTTTGTCTCCTGACATttctaaattagaatctgaggTGTTAAGTGATCCTATTAACCCTCAAagtcaaaatttaatatttagatttttttactatttaacttttgagtttgtattttgataagatcatatgaatttggttgatgattttttgtatagtgttttaaatttagaagatattttaggatgtttatttataatttatttattattttattctaaaacggtttttccggttgaaccactggttggaCCGGTTAGACCAATAAAGCAGTGAACTAgtgactagagcggtttgatgaccggtccggttttcaaaaCCTTGCTAAAAGGGGTGAAAAAATTTACTACAGATATCCAACCGAGTTTGATGgcaattgttcataccctggcctaaTTACAAGACCCAGATCCAAACATTACTTAGAGGCCCGATCCGCAAGATTGGCCTTCTCCCGCAACCGACCTCCTCgtaagaggtcgggcttgacataAGTTCCGCCAGAAAGAAGTCAGGACAAAGATTAGTTGGCAGATAATActcattcaaataagtaactgtcactaaaatctctcaacccccTTCTATGAGTCAAaccttaacctccctaagataaagggacgattATCCTCCTAAAAAGACGGAaccactccaacggtggttatgggttcaccactataagtaCACTGACATCCTTCAGGTATCTCGAAGTTCCCATACTCTCTAAAGTTGCttagacccttgctgacttaggcatcagagtatctttgcaggtaccacccccattctctCTCATACATAAGTCGGAAGGAGGCTCCTAGGCGCGAACCCGCTCGAAGGCTTCTTCCATTAAACGATTGGGCCAATTTAACAAGTCCAGCCCATAAATCTCTGGTTACCCACTataacattggcaccgttgccagggacccgagagatcaaccttCGATGGCGGACAATTCACCTGAAGATGGCCACGCCACGACTGATACAGAACAGGAAAATCTGAACATTGGAAATAATGACGCGGACATGACCCTCCACCAAGAGGCGGACGGCCAGCACAGAGAAGATACCTCTGGGTTAAAAAACCTAAAGGTAAACTCCTTCGAGGGACGTGAATCAGAGAAAGAAGGACTACCCCACGCGGCTAAACTCATGGGATTGGTCCACGGCCATCAAGGACGTCTGGAGTAGCTGGAACACGAGTTAGAGTGACAGCGAGAGGCAGAGAGGAACTTGAGGAATGAAAtagagcgacgaaaagagttagaagaaaaactcttaaagttagaatcttCCCACTGTAACagcaattattttataaaaagtataATACAGTTGTGTTGTCTTTGTCTCTGTTACTAGTATATTTATTAGATAATCGTTGTGAGCGATATTTCTATTGCTTTGAATTAGGTACCGGTTGCGCGACGACGAGGACGTACGGCTTATAAGGTCGTGGCACAACCGATGGACCAATATTCATCTGTTGGAATTATACGTCTTTCTTGTTGACTTTGGTGGCCGAGGATCATCTGCAGATACTGTCGATGATAGTCTGACGAGTGGAGTTGTTAGACGAACTATCAGAAGGACCATGGTGGATCTAAATATGCCGCCTGAGGGTAGTCAGAAGGGGTCTAATGTTGAAGTTCGTAACATTGACTTAATGGACAACGGTCTTGAAAGTCATGACGGTTCTGCTATCAAAGATCCGATGATGGAGCAGTATGAAGTCAACCCCGATGATAGAGATGATGCTAACGAAGAACCACCTGAAATCCCTGATGATGGTGACGAAGAAGTGGAGATGAACTACTATGGTGACACACAAATTGCTCTGACACAGCCTGCCATTTCTCGACCATATGACCGACCGGATCATTTCACTAGGTTGAATCTCGATGCAATGACTTCGGATTGGTCGTTTACCCAAGAAGGTCCTGAAGAAGACCCAAGCAACGAGTTTGAGGTTGGACAACAATTTGGGAACAAGGAAGAAGTCATGTTGGCAGTTAAGCAGTATAGCATCAGGAGGACTGCGGAGTACAAGATAGTAGAGAGTGACCATTGGAGGTACAATGCACGATGTATCCAATTCGGACCCGGTTGTAATTGGAGCATACTTATATCATATCGTCGAAAGCAAGAAAGGTGGGAGGTTAGGAGATACACTGGTCCTCATacttgcatgcaaacttccatggGGCAAAATCATCGTAGGTTGAATTCGAAAGTGATTGCACAACACATTTTCACAATGGTTAAGGTCGATCCAACAATCAGTATCAGGGTTCTACAAGGAGGTGTAGAGAATCACTTTGGTTACAAGGCGTCGTACTAACGGGAAAGCTACGAGCATCAAACCCATCGGGCCGTACTAACGGAATACGGTGGTAGGCCCAAGAAAGCATCAAGTTGACGCATCCTCCCAAGTTGCGCTGACCATGCTCTGTGGCCCGGCACATCTGGCGGTATAGCCGTGCCAGCACAGTCGAACTCCACGACAACCGGCCACACGCATCAAGGTCTTCCAACAGGGGAAGCCACCTGATATGCACCCGAGAGTCAGATGCATCGAGGAAGAGGATACCACCTATCAACTGCATGATATCCTCTCGTATATCTCATCAAGCGCTCCTCTATGGCATCCTGCTCTAGCTCTCCACAAACCTGCTGTGGAATCAAGTGAGTTTCACAGTCCACTTCGTCTAAGACTGTTTGTCCTCTGGGCTGGGAACAACACCCAGTATCTGCTCACATAACTCCTCAATGGTCCGTCCCTGGTGGTGCTGCTCCCACCCACCTATGCATCCGGATCACTGTCAATCCTGAGTTCCAACTGATTAGGCCACGTCCTGCAGGGTGATATTCATCTCCCCGCACGGTAAATGAAATGTCTGGGACTCAGGCCTCCACCTCTCTATCAACGCCGAGGCAAGAGACCAATCATGCTCAAACTCAACCATATATGCGACGTACTCAAACCCAACTCTTCTCAGATATGGCCTAATCTGCTCCGGCGGCCATGTCATCAAATTCCGTCTGGTGCACAAGAACGAGGCGCCTACCAAAcaggaaaaaaaatttaatacaaaaggGTAGCGTGAATAAATACAATAGCAAGTTCACTTTttattcaatacaataaaataaaaaaaggttaaaaaatcATACCACTCGATCAAGCCTCCCAGTGATATGCTCAGTGTAATCCAATCTATATATCTCATGCTCATAACCCAATAACTATTGCTCCATCGAAACACAATCTAGTAAAATAAAATCACACActagattattaaaaaataaactaaataaaaaataccttatAAACCTACCAACTTTAAACTTACCCTATTTAACTGACGTCGTCATGTTACCAATTAATTTATAACTAACTTAACCCTAAATTTTATTACTCACGTTTCTTTCTTATCTAACTTAAACTAATTGATTATTCGACTAATTACCTTCTAATTGACAATGCAATCTAATACCTCTgactaaattatctaataatataCTTTcctatagtttttaatatgtttatagacaaccactaaactaaaagaCGGTGACATAAAATAATCTACATAACATAACAACTCTTAAAAGTACgtctaactaactaacatgtaaacaaTAAACTTGTTATTCTAACCTACAAACGATCTATACCTAACAATTTTACCTAACATGTAAACAGTAAACCAAATAATTctaattaacataaaaaatagacTATTATTTACTAACCTAGAACTGAGAAAATCGCCCATACTAAACTTTACGGATGTCGAAAAGGCagaaaaaaataacagaaaaaatttgaaagagagaATAGGAAAAGAAAGGGACAAACAAAAATGGTCCCACCAGTATATATAGTCTGCCGAATTCATCATAGAGTTCACCGGGAGGGAGGGGGGAGGGactctatataaattataaagttCGCCAGGAATGCGGCGAACTTGttcttaatacaaaaaaaaatcatatccttaaaaataaaactgaaaaatctTTTCtaggaaaataattaatttttttattttataaataaaaaaatcctaataaaTAAGGTACTTTCActtttgtttcattttatttttataaaactttaaaaattaaaaacattaaaaataaaaatcaaaataaaaataaaaacacaaatcaaatatatttaatactcaaattaatcaaataaaaaataaaaaactacaaTAAATACGCTTCGAAAAcccactttttaattttgatattgaaaAAATTGATGTGTTATCTACCATTATTTAGGTTTTGATGACACAAATTGAAGACtagctttttttaaaatttttaaatgttgACCCACCGATTtgggttttaaaattttttttttaactacaaAACTAATCTTCCGATTTGCTACACACTTGACAAAAAAATTGCACACAAAATAATAGAGTCCAATTTGTTCATCAATTAAGTTTGAGCATAAATCATAGGCTAAGTTTTCTCTCCCTCACAATACCTACCCTTCAATTTGTGtattatttgtttaaaaaaaaattaactccaTATCAATACAATACACCCCAATAACccataattcattaaaaaaaaagagtcccGAAAAACAATAGACAATTCGAAGTTTCGAACAATCTATACATCACATTATAAAATTTAGGTGGTGTTTGGTACGAGAAAATGTTTCatgtttatatttttcgaaaactatttttatttttaaatttttaggttttagaaaatatgtttgttttgatcattattttcaatatttaaaaaataaaaacactgaaaatatatttggtttgattgtttttaatatattaaaaatctttaaaataatattatatgaatAAATAGTCAGGCAGAATTCATAGTCATACATAAATATATTCTTCTTAAAATATCATAGTTATACATAAATTTATTTCAtttctcttaaattttaaatagttCTTTTGCAAGTATAaatacaattttttctttttaaaataaaaaagctcAAAACAACAATGgagcaaataagtaaaaaacAGACAAGACAACACCTATTGAAATCACATAGAAATATTTTAGATCAAATATTCCAACGTCATCTTTGGTATTGCCATCAACAATAAAaaagatcctcaccctttcactccTTGTAATGAAGAAGGGACATATTGGCGATTTCTTTTACACTGTTCCTTTTATTCTAAAACACCCTCCTGTTTCTTTTTAGCCAGATATTCCAAACTACGACAAAGAACAAATAAActttatgaaataaaataaattaatataaataaaatcacaATATTTTAACTTAACATACGACGTATAAGTTTTGTCATACTTTTTTCGAGACATTTGCTTTATTAgatgaaattttttatataaccCTATTCGAGCTAGCAAAGTTAAAAACTTACTATATGCAATGCTTAGTGGATTATACTTTTTCTTTAGTCTAGCTACATCGAAATATTTCCCAACAATTGTAGtcagtttattatttattttttcttaaactgCTGTCTTAAAATATTGAACATTGcagctacccattcttcactcgCTCATACAGTATATCGATAAAAGCTTTTGTATTTTCATTGGACTATTCTTTGCTaattttagtttcatattttttcCCTCTTATGCTAATTAATCAACTACTATTAAATATGAGacgcaataaaaaaaaaaaagagatatcaATAATGTTACATGTGATTGTTAGCAATAGGAGTAGAAGTAAAACAAAATCTAGCCTCTTAAAAAAACAGCACAATGCTAAAATTGGGAGAAACCAAAATCCCCAAAATGTCATTTCAAAAATAGaaatgcataaaaaaaagaatgtttaaaaaaaaattgaccaAAAGAATAGTGATAGGAGGCAGCACGAATGAAAGCAACAACCAATTAAAAAAGAGTTAAGAGAATAGAGAGAGGTACCaccaggtgcagtcgacttcacatgaaattaatagttaaaagccgttagatgatttaactgatttgattaaattttcatctaacaactctcagttatcaacttcacgtaaagtcgactaagtcgactgcacctgagtttccaccgtagcaaaaatggaagctgctaaaaaaaaaaagagataaatttagagaaaatacgtttttttttttgtgacgaGAATCTAAATATTTGTGACCCCACATTTTCAAGGTTTtcaaatgaaaatggaaaaacaGAGTATCAGCGTTTCCTTGTTTTCACCTTATTTTATAAACATTTCCATAgaaacaattttcaaaattaacatgttttcatctctatttttcattttgagtGGAAATGAAAACTAAAAACGCTCAAACCAAGCACATCGTTAATATTTCTATTAGAtcatttcatttaaaaaataaaataaaattcagattatatttctacttttaaaaaataaaaacctcaaattattaaattattcttaGTTTGACAAAAGTAATAATTTGTAATTGTCCCATAACTTAATTATCCCAAAAGTAATAAAGTcaaacatgaatttaattttgatattactAAATAATTGCCCGCAGACATTTGAGTGTTTTCTTGttatattatttgtaaataattaaatatgcaTTTCACATGCTCCTTAACATGTCATTCAAATGAAGGAAATAGGATAGTTGATTGCCTTATGTGCATGGAAATTAGTAGACTCAAATTTGAGAGACAACATTTAAGTACTtcgttttattctttttattattactattattaagaTGAATCTCCTACTTCAATTTTGAAGCAAAAGTCCAATACGTTCAACACATTAAAAGTTTAAAGACTTTCTTCGATTGGTGCGTGGCGTTCATTACAAGATCAAATGATTTTGGTAAAATAAGATGTCATAAGGGGTCAAAACTTTAATTGAAAAATTGCCATAGGCATTTCCCATTGCAAAATATAGGACTGTACAGCATATTAACATTGATATAAAACTTGAAATATTGTAACCTGTACCACTTTAAAAAT
This region of Arachis hypogaea cultivar Tifrunner chromosome 8, arahy.Tifrunner.gnm2.J5K5, whole genome shotgun sequence genomic DNA includes:
- the LOC112706264 gene encoding protein CLT2, chloroplastic isoform X1, which gives rise to MTHSLTSSFHSFFFFPPSSSSVQLNTPKLQLLLPMSSNSQPLPLKFSHTNRTRTTTNNNNRHKIRASSSTDDPSPSSSSATNFVLFSSAALTVTLAVANRVLYKLALVPMKDYPFFLAQFTTFGYVVVYFSILYIRYRAGIVSDEMLAIPKLRFLAIGFLEALGVATGMFAAAVLPGPVIPVLSQTFLVWQLMISVLLLGRRYSINQLVGCLLVASGVVVSITSGSNTGQMLSEVEFFWPALMIVSSAFQAAASVIKESVFVDNAIQLKQKSLDIFVVNSFGSGFQALFVLLFLPLLSNLKGIPFVQLPSYLKSGAGCFLNLGTHKSSCDGAPWLPLLYIVTNLAFNISLLNVVKTSSAVVASLMVMLSVPISVIILSLPLPYLPEGTSLSPVFVVGCAILVSGLYLYNTTRAAKNSTKSD
- the LOC112706264 gene encoding protein CLT2, chloroplastic isoform X2, whose protein sequence is MTHSLTSSFHSFFFFPPSSSSVQLNTPKLQLLLPMSSNSQPLPLKFSHTNRTRTTTNNNNRHKIRASSSTDDPSPSSSSATNFVLFSSAALTVTLAVANRVLYKLALVPMKDYPFFLAQFTTFGYVVVYFSILYIRYRAGIVSDEMLAIPKLRFLAIGFLEALGVATGMFAAAVLPGPVIPVLSQTFLVWQLMISVLLLGRRYSINQLVGCLLVASGVVVSITSGSNTGQMLSEVEFFWPALMIVSSAFQAAASVIKESVFVDNAIQLKKSLDIFVVNSFGSGFQALFVLLFLPLLSNLKGIPFVQLPSYLKSGAGCFLNLGTHKSSCDGAPWLPLLYIVTNLAFNISLLNVVKTSSAVVASLMVMLSVPISVIILSLPLPYLPEGTSLSPVFVVGCAILVSGLYLYNTTRAAKNSTKSD